One Archangium violaceum genomic window, AGCCGCGGGGGAGGGCGATTTGACGAAACGCGTCCCAGGCCGGAAAATCGGCTTGTCAGAGCGGCGTGGGTGCACCGCCGTGGACGTTCGGGGGACAGATTGGCCGCCTGCTGAGCGGGCAGGCGCGGAGCACTTTTTAGGAGGGCTCGCGGGCCGGTGCTACGCTGGTGGCCCCTCCACGGAGCAACGACTGTATGGCGAAGGGAAAGCTGGCTCTCGGTCTCGATATCGGATCGACCTCGGTGAAGATGATCCTGCTCAAGGAGCAGCGCAAGCGTGGCCAGGTGAGCTACGCGCTGCAGAGCTTTGGGATGAAGCCGCTGCCTCCCGAGGCCATCGTCGACGGCGCGCTCATGAACTCCACCGCCATCGTGCAGGCGCTGCAGGAGTTGATGACCGAGCTGAAGATCAAGAACAAGGAGGTCGCCATCGGCGTCTCCGGCCACTCGGTCATCATCAAGAAGATCCAGATGCCCCGCATGAGCCAGGAGGAGCTCGAGGAGAGCATCCAGTGGGAGGCGGAGCAGTACATCCCCTTCGACGTCAAGGACGTGAACATCGACACGCAGATCCTGGACGCGGGGGGCAATGACGCCACCGGCCAGATGGACGTGCTCCTGGTCGCGGCCAAGAAGGACATGATCAACGACTACACCACGGTGGTCTCCGAGTCGGGGCTGCAGCCGGTGGTGGTGGACGTGGACGCCTTCGCCGTCCAGAACATGTTCGCCTCCAACTACGACGTCCCCGACAAGGAGACGGTGGTGCTCATCAACGCGGGCGCCTCGGTGGTGAACATCAACATCATCTCCAACGGCATCACGGTGTTCACCCGTGACGTGACCATCGGTGGCAACCAGTTCACCGAGGAGATCCAGAAGCAGCTCAACGTCTCCTACGAGGAGGCGGAGGCGCTGAAGATCGGCGGTACCCGTGGCGACTCGGACGCGGTCGTTCCCCAGGAGGTGGAGCGGGTGCTGACGAGCGTGGCCGAGCAGGTGTCCGGTGAAATCCAGCGCTCGCTGGACTTCTACGCGGGCACCGCGGTGGATGCCAACTTCACCAAGGTCTACCTCTCCGGTGGAACCGCCAAGATTCCGGCGCTGTTCAAGACCATCGAATCGCGTGTGGGCGTGCCGGTGGAGATCCTCAACCCCTTCCGGAAGATCGACGTGGACAACCGCAAGTTCGACCCCGCCTTCATCATGGAGGTGGCGCCGATGGCAGCGGTGGCCGTGGGCCTGGCGTTGCGCCGCCCGGGTGACAAGCTCGGCTGATCTCCCCCTCTTTTCGAAGGACCGACTCACATGATGATCCGCATCAACCTGTTGCCCGTCCGCAAGAAAGTGCAGCGGGAGATGGGCCGGCAGATCCTGGCCCTCTTCGCGTTGGTGATCCTCGGCGCGGGCGGAGGCAACTTCTTCTGGTACTCCGACCGCAATGACGTGGTGGAAAGGCAGGCCAAGGCCCTGGCCACCACCCGTCAGCGCATCGCCGACCTGGACAAGACCATCGGCGAGGTGAAGAACATCAACACCCGCAAGGCCGAGGTGGAGAAGAAGCTGGCCGTGCTGGACGAGTTGCGCAGGGGCCGTTCCGGTCCCGTGCGCATGCTGGACGCCCTGTCCACCTCGCTGCCGAAGAAGGCCTGGATCAAGACCTTCAACGAGGAGCGTGGCGCCGTGAAGCTGGCGGGTTCGGCCATCAGCCACGATGATGTGGCCGAGCTGATGCGCAACCTCAACGGCATGGTGTGGACGCCCAAGGGGATCGGCCGCCTGGTGGAGCAGC contains:
- the pilM gene encoding type IV pilus assembly protein PilM, which produces MAKGKLALGLDIGSTSVKMILLKEQRKRGQVSYALQSFGMKPLPPEAIVDGALMNSTAIVQALQELMTELKIKNKEVAIGVSGHSVIIKKIQMPRMSQEELEESIQWEAEQYIPFDVKDVNIDTQILDAGGNDATGQMDVLLVAAKKDMINDYTTVVSESGLQPVVVDVDAFAVQNMFASNYDVPDKETVVLINAGASVVNINIISNGITVFTRDVTIGGNQFTEEIQKQLNVSYEEAEALKIGGTRGDSDAVVPQEVERVLTSVAEQVSGEIQRSLDFYAGTAVDANFTKVYLSGGTAKIPALFKTIESRVGVPVEILNPFRKIDVDNRKFDPAFIMEVAPMAAVAVGLALRRPGDKLG
- a CDS encoding PilN domain-containing protein is translated as MMIRINLLPVRKKVQREMGRQILALFALVILGAGGGNFFWYSDRNDVVERQAKALATTRQRIADLDKTIGEVKNINTRKAEVEKKLAVLDELRRGRSGPVRMLDALSTSLPKKAWIKTFNEERGAVKLAGSAISHDDVAELMRNLNGMVWTPKGIGRLVEQRREAKTSRVELVAAEASIEEFPVGDIKPFFSNVDLKKTEQKGTRAGELSTVDFDITLTANYAI